The following are from one region of the Acidobacteriota bacterium genome:
- the uxaC gene encoding glucuronate isomerase, with protein MNAFLDDNFLLESECAIELYHRHARDVPIIDFHCHLSPEQIATNHRFRSITEIWLDGDHYKWRAMRANGVAERFCTGDASDWEKFEAWARTVPDAIRSPLYHWTHMELRRPFGVDALLSPATARAVFDRCNERLHEDGFTTLGLLRGFRVAVVCTTDDPVDSLAHHQTLAARSDPDTRVYPTWRPDKALAVENPEAFNAWVARLEQASGKAIGGSLTSLLDAIKSRHDFFHEMGCRASDHGLETMYAEGWTDVEVGASFERVRAGRVLDPGAAIKLKSALLYTLARLDHARGWVQQFHLGALRNNNTRLLRTLGPDTGFDSIGDFEIARPLSRFLDRLDDTNQLAKTILYNLNPRDNALMAAMIGNFQDGTVPGKMQYGSAWWFLDQLDGMKAQMDALSNMGLLSRFVGMVTDSRCFLSYSRHEYFRRLLCNVIGDDVRRGMLPDDRDLLGRLVRNVSFDNARDYFGFPLGRTGRN; from the coding sequence ATGAACGCGTTTCTGGACGACAACTTCCTGCTCGAGAGCGAATGCGCGATCGAGCTGTACCACCGGCACGCCAGGGACGTGCCGATCATCGACTTTCACTGCCACCTCTCGCCCGAGCAGATCGCGACCAACCACCGATTCCGTTCGATCACCGAGATCTGGCTCGACGGCGACCACTACAAGTGGCGGGCCATGCGGGCCAATGGCGTCGCCGAGCGCTTCTGCACCGGCGACGCGTCCGACTGGGAGAAGTTCGAGGCGTGGGCGCGCACCGTGCCGGATGCCATCAGAAGTCCTCTCTATCACTGGACCCACATGGAATTGCGTCGGCCGTTTGGGGTGGACGCGCTCCTCTCGCCCGCGACGGCGCGGGCGGTGTTCGACCGCTGCAACGAGCGATTGCACGAGGACGGGTTCACGACGCTCGGATTGTTGCGCGGCTTCCGTGTGGCCGTCGTCTGTACCACCGACGACCCGGTCGATTCGCTCGCGCATCATCAGACGCTGGCGGCACGATCCGATCCCGACACCCGTGTCTATCCGACATGGCGGCCCGACAAGGCGCTGGCCGTCGAGAACCCGGAGGCGTTCAACGCCTGGGTCGCGCGTCTCGAGCAGGCATCGGGAAAAGCCATCGGCGGGAGCCTGACGTCGCTTCTGGACGCGATAAAGTCACGACATGACTTCTTCCACGAGATGGGATGCCGCGCGTCCGACCACGGTCTCGAGACGATGTACGCCGAAGGCTGGACTGATGTCGAGGTTGGCGCGTCGTTTGAGCGGGTGCGGGCCGGTCGCGTGCTCGATCCGGGCGCGGCGATCAAGCTGAAATCGGCGTTGCTCTATACGCTGGCGCGGCTCGACCACGCACGCGGCTGGGTTCAGCAGTTCCACCTCGGCGCCCTGCGCAACAACAACACGCGGCTGCTTCGGACGCTCGGGCCGGACACGGGCTTCGACTCGATTGGCGACTTTGAGATCGCCCGGCCGCTGTCGAGGTTCCTCGACCGTCTCGACGACACCAACCAGCTCGCCAAAACGATCCTCTACAACCTGAACCCGCGCGACAACGCGCTGATGGCGGCGATGATCGGCAACTTCCAGGACGGCACGGTCCCCGGCAAGATGCAGTACGGATCCGCCTGGTGGTTCCTGGATCAACTCGACGGGATGAAAGCGCAGATGGACGCGCTATCAAACATGGGACTCCTCTCGCGTTTTGTGGGGATGGTGACCGATTCGCGCTGCTTCCTGTCGTACTCCAGGCACGAGTACTTCCGGCGCCTGCTGTGCAATGTGATCGGCGACGACGTTCGGCGGGGCATGCTGCCCGATGATCGGGATCTGCTCGGCCGGTTGGTGCGCAACGTCTCATTCGACAACGCGCGCGACT
- a CDS encoding MFS transporter, translating to MTETTKGRVGHLRWVICSLIFLATTINYIDRQILALIKELLDKELGWSNEQFGLVNSAFQGAYAVGLFVFGWFIDRYGTKIGYAVSIALWSVAAMSHALVASVGGFFSARVFLGVSEGGNFPAAIKAVALWFPKRERALATAIFNSGTNVGAIVAPALVPAIAFSLGWRWAFIFAGIMGFLWMLLWIPFYDVPEKRARLSKAELDYINSDRDESGSGSVPIGWRRALGYRQTWAFIVAKFMTDPVWWFFLIWLPDYFKATRGLDIKHSWVHLVTIYVIVTILSIAGGWLTGQLQNMGWSVTRARKSGMFLFALCVLPILRVTQVGDWPAVLLIGLAGAAHQAWSANLFTTASDTFPKKDVGTIVGLGGMAGSIGGILFPWFSGKLLDQYKLAGNVTGGYAILFAICASAYLSSFVVHHLLAPKLEPVSFDDRPARGI from the coding sequence ATGACCGAGACAACGAAGGGCCGCGTGGGCCACCTGCGCTGGGTGATCTGCAGCCTGATTTTCCTGGCGACCACCATCAACTACATCGATCGCCAGATCCTGGCGCTCATCAAGGAGTTACTCGACAAGGAACTCGGGTGGAGCAACGAGCAGTTCGGCCTCGTCAATTCCGCCTTCCAGGGCGCCTATGCGGTCGGGCTCTTTGTGTTCGGCTGGTTCATCGATCGCTACGGCACCAAGATCGGCTACGCCGTCTCGATCGCGTTGTGGAGCGTGGCGGCGATGTCGCACGCGCTCGTGGCGTCGGTGGGCGGGTTCTTCAGCGCACGCGTCTTCCTGGGCGTGAGCGAGGGCGGCAACTTCCCGGCAGCCATCAAGGCCGTGGCCCTGTGGTTCCCGAAGCGCGAACGGGCGCTGGCGACGGCCATCTTCAATTCGGGGACGAATGTGGGAGCCATCGTGGCGCCGGCGCTCGTGCCGGCGATCGCGTTTTCGCTGGGATGGCGCTGGGCGTTCATCTTTGCGGGCATCATGGGCTTCCTCTGGATGCTGCTGTGGATCCCGTTCTATGACGTCCCGGAGAAGCGCGCCAGGTTGTCGAAGGCCGAACTGGATTACATCAACAGCGACCGGGACGAGAGCGGGTCGGGCAGCGTGCCCATCGGCTGGCGGCGCGCGCTCGGCTACCGGCAGACCTGGGCGTTCATCGTCGCGAAATTCATGACCGACCCGGTGTGGTGGTTCTTCCTGATCTGGCTGCCCGATTACTTCAAGGCGACCCGCGGCCTCGACATCAAGCACAGCTGGGTGCACTTGGTGACAATCTACGTGATCGTGACGATCCTCAGCATCGCCGGCGGGTGGCTGACGGGGCAACTGCAGAACATGGGCTGGAGTGTGACGCGGGCGCGGAAGTCCGGGATGTTCCTGTTCGCGCTGTGCGTCCTGCCGATTCTCCGGGTCACCCAGGTGGGCGACTGGCCTGCAGTACTGCTGATTGGATTGGCCGGCGCCGCTCACCAGGCGTGGTCGGCGAATCTGTTCACGACGGCATCCGACACCTTCCCGAAGAAGGACGTCGGCACCATTGTGGGCTTGGGCGGGATGGCCGGTTCGATTGGCGGCATCCTGTTTCCCTGGTTCTCCGGCAAGCTGCTCGACCAGTACAAGCTGGCCGGCAACGTGACGGGCGGCTACGCTATCCTGTTCGCGATTTGCGCGTCGGCGTACCTCTCGTCATTTGTCGTTCATCATCTGCTGGCGCCGAAACTCGAACCTGTGTCGTTTGACGACCGGCCCGCTCGCGGGATCTGA
- a CDS encoding FadR/GntR family transcriptional regulator: MPEFKGSAATHLVVTHVRGMLDRGELKAGDRLPAERELAQQLGVSRPSLRAGLRSLAVIGVVQIRPGAGSYIAAGPPALGTDALSFQAALHGFTRDQMFEARLVLEVAAAGMAAERATSDRLVLISDETTGMFASMDDPQAFLLHDIAFHRAVAAACDNPIVSSLVDMVSELFRQQRRQTIGRAHDLREAAEEHRRIYLAIKVHDPERARRMMSDHLLRAEHSQRTEEAESVPGPSEKPEPSA; the protein is encoded by the coding sequence ATGCCTGAATTCAAAGGATCCGCTGCGACCCACCTGGTGGTGACGCATGTTCGGGGCATGCTCGATCGGGGCGAGCTCAAGGCTGGCGACCGGCTGCCGGCCGAGCGAGAACTCGCCCAGCAACTCGGGGTGAGCCGACCCAGTCTGCGCGCCGGTCTGCGATCGCTGGCGGTGATCGGGGTTGTGCAGATCCGGCCCGGTGCCGGGTCGTACATCGCGGCCGGACCGCCGGCGCTCGGCACCGACGCGCTCAGCTTCCAGGCCGCGCTGCACGGATTCACACGGGACCAGATGTTCGAGGCGCGCCTGGTGCTTGAAGTGGCTGCGGCGGGCATGGCGGCCGAGAGGGCCACCTCGGATCGACTCGTGCTCATCAGCGACGAGACCACCGGCATGTTCGCGTCGATGGACGATCCGCAGGCGTTCCTGCTGCATGACATCGCGTTCCATCGCGCGGTGGCGGCGGCGTGCGACAACCCGATCGTCTCGTCACTTGTGGATATGGTGTCGGAGTTGTTCCGGCAGCAGCGGCGCCAGACCATCGGCCGCGCCCACGACTTGAGAGAAGCGGCCGAGGAACATCGCCGTATTTATCTCGCGATCAAGGTGCACGATCCCGAACGAGCCCGCCGCATGATGAGCGATCACCTGCTGCGCGCTGAACACAGCCAGCGAACCGAAGAAGCCGAGTCGGTACCTGGCCCCAGCGAGAAACCGGAGCCATCCGCCTGA
- a CDS encoding 7-cyano-7-deazaguanine synthase: protein MSISFLASDLVPGTRVVVLAGGGIETAALIPRLLAAGAGVIPLHVRCGLRWEAHESAALRRCCARLTQPVLESIVEVEYPLRELLSAHWGMSGEGIPRKDDDPGRLEIPLRNITLLTAAAIRFRDLTDLVLATGTTADNHFGDGSRAFFDACESLLGMATGRRVRVLTPFIHLTKTQIIQQSDVEALAASWSCVDPRGHEHCGRCIKCGRRQAAFAAAGVADPTTYACSPGA, encoded by the coding sequence ATGTCCATTTCCTTCCTGGCGTCCGACCTCGTGCCCGGCACGCGGGTGGTCGTGCTGGCGGGAGGCGGGATCGAAACGGCCGCGCTCATCCCCAGGCTCCTGGCTGCCGGCGCCGGCGTGATTCCGTTGCACGTGCGGTGCGGCCTTCGCTGGGAAGCGCACGAATCGGCTGCGTTGAGGCGATGTTGTGCGCGACTCACGCAACCCGTACTGGAGTCGATCGTCGAGGTCGAGTACCCCCTTCGGGAGCTGCTGTCGGCGCATTGGGGAATGAGTGGTGAAGGCATACCGCGTAAGGACGACGATCCGGGCCGCCTCGAGATCCCGCTGCGGAACATCACCCTGCTGACGGCAGCGGCGATTCGCTTCCGCGACCTGACGGACCTTGTGCTGGCCACCGGTACGACTGCCGACAATCACTTCGGCGACGGGTCGCGCGCCTTCTTCGACGCGTGTGAATCGCTGCTCGGGATGGCGACAGGGCGTCGCGTGCGGGTGCTGACGCCGTTCATTCACCTGACCAAGACGCAGATCATTCAGCAGAGCGACGTGGAGGCGCTGGCTGCGTCCTGGTCGTGCGTCGATCCGCGCGGCCATGAGCACTGCGGCCGCTGCATCAAGTGCGGACGCCGGCAGGCGGCCTTTGCCGCGGCTGGCGTGGCGGATCCAACCACCTACGCCTGCTCGCCCGGTGCGTAG